The Hevea brasiliensis isolate MT/VB/25A 57/8 chromosome 1, ASM3005281v1, whole genome shotgun sequence DNA segment TTAATCACCTAAAAGAAGAACTAGAAAATAGTCCCGGCCCCCCCAATCTGCAAATCAGCAATCTATAGCCTGCATTCCACTCCCGAATAATTCCTATAACGACGAAAAAACAAAAGTTAAAGAAAATCAGAAATAGCTAAATCAAAGAACCCCATTTTACCAACAAGCCTCGAAAAGCGGTTTGGATCCGGATTGCCGCCCATTCTTGTTTGACGACCAGGAAATCTCTCGGCGGAGCTCTGGCAACAGTAGCCATGGCAGCAGCGAACGCATGATCGAGGACCATGGAGGACTCCAACGATGCTACATGGACCCTTTTCAATTCCTTCGATGAGGATGGTCCGAACCCCTCCGATGAGCTCCTCCATAGCTTCCATTTCTTCTTGCCCTTGTTGTCCCTCTGTTTTTCCTGTATAGAGTCAAACCGAGAAATGAAAacagtaaagaaaaaaaaaatcgttTTTTCGTTAGTTGAAGGGAAGATTACAAGGTCGGTTGATGGGAGCTTTTTGAGAGTGATTAGCGACTTGAGCCATTTCCCTGATGAGCCCATTTAGTGGAAAGATAACACTTGTGGATTCTTGAAAGCAGAAATGGTTCCCGAGAAGTGGTTTTTGGAAGCAGTAATGGGCAGTAGAAGCTaacgggagaaagagagagagagagagtattgGATTTGAGGGCTTGGGATTTCAGGTATTGGTCGTTAATTGTTATTAGGGCAGAGAGCCGTTCGAAGATTGAAATTTTGAATGGAAAGAGGAAAATTTTGTTAACGGATATATGGACTTTTTGCCTCTTCTCATTACAATTACGAAGCTGAGGGAGAGACTCTTAATTAGGGGAAGATCACGATAATAATTggtattatttaatataattttatattatttaatatgaaCTTAAGttgctaatatatatatatatatatatatatatatagttaagtTCTCTATTACTATTGTCATTTtattctcatataaataactattctattcattttttttctattatattttattttttaatccaAAATTAACTATTGCATTTAAAAAATAAgaagaattatttttttaaaaattttatcctTATCTCtactatatataataaatatttatataataaataattaagtgaaataaaaaataatttttaatcaattaatatttattagtatacttatataaaaataaaattatcaaattatTTCATCAATCATAGTACAAAACTCAAATGTgactgataaaaattaaaaaaaaataataaatttatatagagaaataactaaattaaaacttagtatataatttttgagGTTCAATCTAATTATGACTAGGTTccaatatttaaaaaaagaagTCGGGAAACTTAACATTTCTTGTAAAATCAATTAATTCTTTTTTACTAAACCTTTGCAATTTACTCCAATGCTAGGTATAGGTGCAAATTTTTAATAAACTACGTAGTAATGTAAACATCGAAAGTTTATTAGTGAACTGCCCATATAATAGGTGAAGTCTTCTCTTCTAATAATTTAATACCAATAAATCTTCTAATTtcattcttaaaaaaaataataatcttcTAAACCATATGTTGAAACTTGaaacttattttattatatttaaatttttggagacagtaaaagaaaaatttacaaataaataataGATGACACACGTATATGATGaaggtttaaaaaaaaaaaaaaacaaaaacaaaaacaaaaacagTATTGGGTTAGTCCAGTCGCTATCCCTTGTAGGTTACCTCCTAGCTTCGAAATAGAGGCTCATATCCAAAGGGCAAAAGAACTGCCACAGTCTTGAACATAAAAAACTTGGAATTATTGTGAATGTCTACTACTTATTACAAACTAGGAACTTGTAATCTTGGACTTGGAAGCCCCAGATAAGCAAGTCTTGGGGGTAGGTAGATTTGTGAGCTAGGTCTTGGTGAAGGAATTGGACCACAAGTAACGAAGGATTTATGTACAAGCCTTGGGGATAAATTCACATGCTCAAGTGCCTGTAATTGTAGCTCTGCAGGATATTCTCTTACACAGCCGATGCGAGGCCCCGCTCCAGTGCTCCATTTGCAAGACAAGGGCTTGTGTAGATCAAAAACTGCACTAGGATTATTCTTAGCCGTGGGACTTTGCATGTTTTCTTCATTAGTATTGTCTTTTGTGTCCACCTTTGCTTCCTTATTAccttttgaaatggaattggcttTGTTGGGTTGTCCTTTTGCACCCACATCTTCAATATTTTGGGTGGCTTTTAATTTTATGCTCTCCAATTTGGGCTTTTCATCTCTACCTTTAGTAGGTGGGATGTCATCGTCCATGGGACATTTCTGCATAGACAATCGTCATGATGAGCTTAATGCATGGAAACGTATAAGATTTTAAATTCCTAACATATATAATCCGACTAGTAACAATGAGAATTTTTCTTCCTTATTAATCAGGGTTTAATCCTTCTATAGACTATACTCTAaggttattttaaatattataattaaatacacCAGATTAATATGGGAAAGTgcgccaatatatatatatatatatatatatatatatatatatatataccttaacatCTGTCAAGTCGATATTTTGCTCCTCCAAGAAGTTAATGAACTCCAAGAAATTCTCTTCTGATGGGCGATAATGACCACTGTAGGACCATACAGCCTGAAGGAGACAAGAAAAGAGAAATTATATATAAGGAGAATTTTAATGGGTTTTCTAGTCACCTTACGGCCAAAATTTTGTGTATATGTATATACGTATGCACCTCAAGAACCCCATTATGTGCAACCAATCTGCCAGCTGCAATGGCAGCACCACCAGCTAAAAAACTAGAGTGTTGAAATCGGCCTTTCTCCTTCTTGCCTACATACATTGTCCGTGATGCACTCAGAACAAATATCCACTTGGTTCCTTCCACAGTTTCCACAGGCTTTCCACTTTGTCTGTAAACTAGCTTCCCTTCCACCACCATCACTTCATACGCCTCCCTCTCTTTCTGCAACACACAGTCAATTACATTTTAATACAACATGTGTGTGTGATATTAGCAACGAAACTCGAAATTTTCAATATAATAAGATTTTTAGTTTAAATCTCACCTtgaatgaggaaaaaaaaaaaaggtctacTATTGCATGCTAATGTGCAAATGAACGTCTATAGAGAACAGTTcatgaaaagaaataagaataCAAAACAGTTCTTATgataagaaataagaaaagttgaCCAAGAGAAAACTGTGTACAAGTCCACTAAAAGAAGAATAGAAAAGTCAAAACGCGTATAGAAAATCGCTTTTACTAGGTTAAGCCATCAAATTAtataatagagagagagagagagagagaatttaattaataatttaaataattaaatatgcttaCTGGACCAAGATATTTGATGCATTGACGTTGTAATACAGTCCTGGGGCATGTCTCGAGATTGACTTCTTTCCCATCTCCCACGTCCAACCTTTATTTTCACAAAGAAGTTGCCAAGAAGTTAATGGAACagaaagaaagataaagaaagaaaatattaattCATTCCACTTCATATATATGGCATTTTCTTGATTACCAGTAGAAGAATGGTTGTGAGCTCTCACTAGCAAACCACACATTATAGTACAAGTGCAGATTGTGGCCATATCTATGTCTTGGATCAatctattcaaacacaaaacaagatcaattaattttattatatctaTCAACTTGAATTCAATTCATGCACACTTCTTCTCAAAAAAATTTCCAGTGAAATCATGTATGTATAGATAACGATTTTGTTCTAATTATTAATTGCAGTGAATCCTACGAATGTGTCACCATGGTCAttgattttaataaatttattatacatATATCAATTTCATCccataatttccttcattttgaaGTGGACTTACAGCTTCTAGCCAATGTCTTAAAGCTAACTGCCGAGCCTTTTCATCCTTGGACAAGCCCTTTGCAAACTGTACCAAGAAAACATGGTTGTCAACTTCTAATAAGATACTAATTAATCAATCTTGAATTAACAAATTTTATTTAAgaaatatatgtagttaaaatttaATCAGATTCAATGAACAATTTGCATAATTAATCTCAAATAAAATTGAATAGTAAAAAATGATTCATATATCAATCACgagattaaatttaattattgtcataatgaatgaataatttGAAATCGTGTGCGAGTCATGCATCTTATCACTATATTTTCTGTACGAACTTTTATC contains these protein-coding regions:
- the LOC110634093 gene encoding IQ domain-containing protein IQM1, producing MITVRSVDPFKPKDGETLRSIGFKKRDLKNVEESDHHGHNVLLIEESIRFKKKKSTAKLGQTAFSFKNLNLAIKGKNYGLVNNVDATGSSPEPSYMPSPRPATELDAAATNLQKVYKSYRTRRNLADCAVVVEELWWKALDFATLRRSSISFFDSDRSETAVSRWARARTRVAKFAKGLSKDEKARQLALRHWLEAIDPRHRYGHNLHLYYNVWFASESSQPFFYWLDVGDGKEVNLETCPRTVLQRQCIKYLGPKEREAYEVMVVEGKLVYRQSGKPVETVEGTKWIFVLSASRTMYVGKKEKGRFQHSSFLAGGAAIAAGRLVAHNGVLEAVWSYSGHYRPSEENFLEFINFLEEQNIDLTDVKKCPMDDDIPPTKGRDEKPKLESIKLKATQNIEDVGAKGQPNKANSISKGNKEAKVDTKDNTNEENMQSPTAKNNPSAVFDLHKPLSCKWSTGAGPRIGCVREYPAELQLQALEHVNLSPRLVHKSFVTCGPIPSPRPSSQIYLPPRLAYLGLPSPRLQVPSL